The following are encoded together in the Bacillus sp. V2I10 genome:
- a CDS encoding cyclic peptide export ABC transporter — MIRIKIVLIALVVLLQLQMTAGIQIGNAENDRVSAGLSDDYGKKLDSFIKKQMKEGKIPGMSVVVVKGDQAVYKKGFGYSDIKTKQPATDQTLYEIGSNSKSFTALAIYTLVEKNLIDLKEPVKKYLPWFQMKFVGEYKGQQLNKNVEITLEQLLYHTSGIPFQTIGDIPVANDGDALENTVRDLINKKLETYPGEQFTYASINYDILGLVIQKVTNQSFEKYIENNILLPFEMDNTYLFREKAAKYEMSKGYKINFLRPKEFNAPIYRGNTPAGYFISNAEDMEKWLRIQFGTHMLSDGQQKAIQKTHIPNRSVPPSADGSSYAGGWEVYQNGSGEISHAGSNPNFSSFIVFRPQEKIGVAVMANMNSSYTQNIGQGIIDILTEKELVNNTKDMYKSIDAFSFTLLLFMIPFSCLTLYFIFQIIIQVYQKKRNLEENRVKRIGVPFIMVVFSLFAGYSLFKVPSVFFTGLTWDFVNVWAPNSMSLAAWATLIGIVLFSIYLSLITIFPLYKNKNLFPLFVLSVTSGFGNAMIIFIINEALNSSNDSNNSLFLYFVLGIIIYVLAQKLVRTQLITLTNNLIYEQRLILLDKILNNPYEKIERMESEKIQTILNNDTEAISNHAPTIITGLTDSITLLCCLVYLGVINVFGLLISIAVILVAAGMYYVAGRSANNLWEQTRNIQNTFFRYINDLIGGYKELSIGKSKREEFREDMKESCGEYKDKRIKGGLKFANVFIIGELLFVMVIGAVTFLFPILFKEVQSEFLRSYVFVFLYMTGPIHSILNAIPNAIQMKISWKRIKGLSENLNADEADKKEATSILKTPGRLKIEFENLEYQYDSENGESFRVGPIDLQFKSGEIVFITGGNGSGKSTLAKLITGLYTNKSGDIFVNNQKISQKELKELYSAIFSDYYLFTKVYGIDCSSKQEEIKKYLRILRIDEKIQIQNGEFSTTKLSTGQRKRLALLISYLEDKPIYLFDEWAADQDPEFRYFFYMELLPDLKAKGKCVIAITHDDRYFHLADKVIKMESGKVVDEAQHDHLKEELTDGKIG; from the coding sequence ATGATTAGAATAAAAATCGTTTTGATTGCCCTTGTAGTCTTATTGCAATTGCAAATGACTGCTGGAATACAGATAGGAAATGCAGAGAATGATAGAGTATCTGCCGGTTTATCCGATGACTATGGAAAAAAGCTTGACTCATTCATTAAAAAGCAAATGAAGGAAGGCAAAATTCCAGGGATGTCAGTGGTAGTAGTTAAAGGTGACCAAGCTGTATATAAAAAAGGTTTTGGGTATTCCGACATAAAAACAAAACAACCAGCAACCGATCAAACTTTATATGAAATTGGCTCGAATAGTAAGTCATTTACAGCTTTAGCGATCTATACGCTTGTCGAAAAAAACTTAATAGATTTGAAAGAACCAGTCAAAAAGTATTTGCCTTGGTTTCAAATGAAATTTGTGGGTGAGTATAAAGGTCAGCAGCTCAATAAGAATGTTGAAATAACACTTGAACAGCTTTTATATCATACGAGTGGAATTCCGTTTCAAACGATTGGAGACATACCAGTCGCAAATGACGGTGATGCCCTGGAAAACACCGTTAGAGATCTGATAAATAAAAAATTGGAGACTTACCCAGGAGAGCAATTTACTTACGCAAGCATTAACTATGACATTCTAGGTTTGGTTATACAAAAAGTAACGAACCAATCATTTGAGAAATACATTGAAAATAACATATTACTCCCATTTGAAATGGATAATACCTATTTGTTCAGAGAAAAGGCTGCCAAATATGAAATGTCTAAGGGTTACAAAATTAATTTTTTAAGGCCTAAAGAGTTCAATGCACCTATTTATCGCGGGAATACACCAGCAGGTTATTTTATTTCAAATGCAGAAGACATGGAAAAGTGGCTTCGTATACAGTTTGGGACGCATATGTTAAGCGATGGCCAGCAAAAGGCGATTCAAAAGACGCATATACCTAACCGCTCGGTTCCACCTTCTGCGGATGGCTCATCCTATGCAGGAGGTTGGGAAGTATACCAAAACGGTTCCGGCGAGATCTCCCATGCTGGAAGCAATCCTAATTTTTCGTCTTTTATTGTATTTCGTCCTCAGGAAAAGATAGGTGTTGCAGTCATGGCCAACATGAACTCCTCTTATACTCAAAACATTGGCCAAGGAATCATCGATATTCTCACAGAGAAGGAATTAGTAAATAATACAAAAGATATGTATAAGAGCATTGATGCTTTTTCTTTTACCTTACTTTTGTTTATGATTCCTTTTTCGTGCCTTACCCTATATTTTATTTTTCAAATAATCATTCAGGTGTATCAGAAAAAGAGGAATCTGGAAGAAAATAGAGTTAAACGCATTGGAGTTCCATTTATTATGGTCGTGTTTTCTTTGTTTGCCGGGTATTCTCTTTTTAAAGTTCCATCTGTATTTTTTACAGGGCTTACTTGGGATTTTGTAAACGTATGGGCACCTAACAGCATGAGTTTGGCGGCTTGGGCTACTCTAATTGGAATTGTATTGTTTTCAATTTACTTGTCGCTTATAACCATCTTTCCGTTATATAAAAATAAGAATTTATTCCCGCTCTTTGTGTTGAGCGTAACTAGTGGTTTTGGAAATGCGATGATCATATTTATCATCAATGAAGCTTTAAATAGTAGCAACGATTCAAACAATAGTCTCTTTTTATATTTTGTGCTGGGAATCATTATTTATGTACTTGCACAAAAGCTGGTTCGAACACAGTTAATCACTCTTACAAATAATCTGATTTATGAACAAAGGCTTATTCTATTAGACAAAATCTTAAATAACCCATATGAGAAAATCGAACGGATGGAGTCAGAAAAAATTCAGACCATATTAAATAATGACACAGAAGCAATCAGTAACCATGCTCCTACAATTATCACTGGTCTGACCGATTCAATCACACTCTTGTGTTGCTTGGTTTATCTGGGAGTAATTAATGTGTTTGGACTTCTTATTTCAATTGCGGTCATTCTTGTTGCAGCAGGCATGTATTATGTAGCCGGAAGATCAGCCAATAATCTTTGGGAACAAACACGGAATATTCAAAACACCTTTTTTAGATATATCAACGACCTCATTGGTGGTTATAAAGAATTGAGTATCGGAAAGTCAAAAAGAGAAGAGTTTAGAGAGGACATGAAAGAAAGCTGTGGTGAGTATAAGGACAAACGGATTAAGGGCGGCCTTAAATTTGCAAATGTCTTTATTATTGGTGAATTGCTGTTTGTTATGGTGATCGGGGCCGTCACATTCCTTTTTCCCATTCTGTTTAAAGAGGTACAAAGCGAGTTCTTAAGGAGTTATGTATTTGTTTTTCTTTATATGACTGGTCCTATTCATAGCATACTTAATGCAATTCCAAACGCTATTCAGATGAAAATCAGCTGGAAGCGGATAAAAGGTCTTTCTGAGAATCTAAATGCGGATGAAGCTGATAAAAAAGAAGCAACCAGTATTTTGAAAACTCCTGGAAGACTGAAAATAGAGTTCGAAAATTTAGAATATCAATATGATAGTGAGAATGGAGAATCTTTCCGGGTAGGACCAATTGACCTCCAATTCAAATCAGGCGAGATTGTTTTCATAACAGGCGGGAATGGAAGCGGCAAATCAACTCTTGCAAAACTGATTACTGGTCTGTATACCAACAAGAGCGGGGACATATTCGTCAACAATCAAAAAATAAGCCAAAAAGAGTTAAAGGAACTATATTCGGCGATATTTAGTGATTACTACTTGTTTACAAAAGTCTATGGAATTGATTGTAGCTCGAAACAAGAAGAAATAAAAAAGTATTTAAGAATACTGCGTATCGATGAAAAAATACAAATTCAGAATGGGGAATTTAGTACAACGAAACTTTCTACGGGTCAGCGGAAAAGGTTAGCCTTGTTAATCTCTTATTTGGAAGACAAACCTATTTATCTATTTGATGAATGGGCAGCTGATCAGGATCCCGAATTTAGATATTTTTTCTATATGGAGCTATTGCCTGATTTAAAGGCCAAAGGAAAATGTGTCATTGCTATTACTCATGACGACAGGTACTTCCATCTTGCAGATAAGGTAATCAAGATGGAAAGTGGAAAGGTTGTGGATGAAGCGCAACATGATCATCTAAAGGAGGAGCTTACTGATGGCAAAATTGGATAA